The segment GCCCCAAAGGGATATCAAATTGTAAATGGTGGGCCCTAGTGGACTCGAACCACCGACCTCACCCTTATCAGGGGTGCGCTCTAACCAGCTGAGCTAAGGGCCCATATGATGCGCTTGGCAACGTCCTACTCTCCCGGGACCCTGCGGTCCAAGTACCATCGGCGCTGGAAGGCTTAACGGTCGTGTTCGGGATGGGTACGCGTGGAACCCTTCCGCCATCATTACCAAACGCATATAGGTGAGAGTTGAACTCTCAAAACTGACCAACGAGTGAGTTGGTTCTTCACCAGTGGTGAAGAGGTTGGCTTTCCTCGCGGTCCGCCTCTTTGAATGCTTCCGTTGCAGGAAGCGATTCTCCATAGAAAGGAGGTGATCCAGCCGCACCTTCCGATACGGCTACCTTGTTACGACTTCACCCCAATCATCTACCCCACCTTCGGCGGCTGGCTCCCTTGCGGGTTACCCCACCGACTTCGGGTGTTGTAAACTCTCGTGGTGTGACGGGCGGTGTGTACAAGACCCGGGAACGTATTCACCGCGGCATGCTGATCCGCGATTACTAGCAATTCCGACTTCATGCAGGCGAGTTGCAGCCTGCAATCCGAACTGAGACTGGCTTTTTAGGATTCGCTCCAGATCGCTCTTTCGCTTCCCGTTGTACCAGCCATTGTAGTACGTGTGTAGCCCAGGTCATAAGGGGCATGATGATTTGACGTCATCCCCACCTTCCTCCGGTTTGTCACCGGCAGTCACCTTAGAGTGCCCAGCTCAACCTGCTGGCAACTAAGATCAAGGGTTGCGCTCGTTGCGGGACTTAACCCAACATCTCACGACACGAGCTGACGACAACCATGCACCACCTGTCTCCTCTGTCTCGAAGGAAAGGTATATCTCTATACCGGTCAGAGGGATGTCAAGACCTGGTAAGGTTCTTCGCGTTGCTTCGAATTAAACCACATACTCCACTGCTTGTGCGGGTCCCCGTCAATTCCTTTGAGTTTCAGTCTTGCGACCGTACTCCCCAGGCGGAATGCTTAATGTGTTAACTTCGGCACCAAGGGTATCGAAACCCCTAACACCTAGCATTCATCGTTTACGGCGTGGACTACCAGGGTATCTAATCCTGTTTGCTCCCCACGCTTTCGCGCCTCAGCGTCAGTTACAGCCCAGAGAGTCGCCTTCGCCACTGGTGTTCCTCCACATATCTACGCATTTCACCGCTACACGTGGAATTCCACTCTCCTCTTCTGCACTCAAGTTTCCCAGTTTCCAGTGCGACCTGAGGTTGAGCCCCAGGTTTAAACACCAGACTTAACAAACCGCCTGCGCGCGCTTTACGCCCAATAATTCCGGACAACGCTTGCCCCCTACGTATTACCGCGGCTGCTGGCACGTAGTTAGCCGGGGCTTTCTTCTCAGGTACCGTCACTCTTCTAGCAGTTACTCTAGAAGACGTTCTTCCCTGGCAACAGAGCTTTACGATCCGAAAACCTTCATCACTCACGCGGCGTTGCTCCGTCAGACTTTCGTCCATTGCGGAAGATTCCCTACTGCTGCCTCCCGTAGGAGTCTGGGCCGTGTCTCAGTCCCAGTGTGGCCGTTCACCCTCTCAGGTCGGCTACGCATCGTCGCCTTGGTAGGCCGTTACCCCACCAACTAGCTAATGCGCCGCAGGCCCATCCTCAAGTGACAGATTGCTCCGCCTTTCCAGATCTCGCTATGCAGCGAAATCAACTATCCGGTATTAGCTACCGTTTCCGGTAGTTATCCCAGTCTTGAGGGCAGGTTGCCTACGTGTTACTCACCCGTCCGCCGCTAAGCATCAGGAGTGCAAGCACTCCATTAACTCCGCTCGACTTGCATGTATTAGGCACGCCGCCAGCGTTCGTCCTGAGCCAGGATCAAACTCTCCATGAAAGTTGAGTTCCATTGCTCATTTCAAAACTGACGAGATTATATAATCTCATTGTTGATCTCACCGTAAGGCAAGATCGGTTTAACTCACTCGTTGTTCAGTTTTCAAAGATCAATTCTGTTCATTCTTCATCGTCGCATCTCTCAGCGGCGACTTTTATAATATATCATACTTCCCAGCAAGCTTGCAAGCTTTTTTTTCAAAAAGTTTTTTGAGCGGTGAAGCTCTTTCTTGCTTGGCTGCTGAATCGGCGGTATATCGCCAAAGGAAGCGAAAATTAATTTATCATATATTCGCCGACTCAGTCAACCCTTTTTTTGAATTTCAATGCTTGATTTGCGGAAACTTCCCGTTACGCGCATATTTAGAAAGCTCTTTCTGTGGCGCAAACCGGGCATACATCCTAAACACCGTTTTGTACCGGTTCGCAATAGCGTGTCTAATATTGGCATCCAATCGCTGGTCACTCAAATCCAGCAGCATTTCATCCAGCTCTTTTCGCAGTACGTAATCCAGCTCTTTGCATTCTTTCTCGTTAAATAGCATTCCGAGCATCATCCTGACCTCCTCTGGATTCCGGTGCGGTTATTCTGCTCTCCCGCTTCCGTTCTCCTATGTATGTGTATGAACTGTCGAACTTCCACTCTTCTTGCTTGCCATCCATAATGTTCAATAAACAAAATTCGATAGGTCGTAAACTGCTTTATTAGGTATGCTCATATTCCGGGAAAATTATGACATCAGCCACAGGGTAATTGTACTTTCAATTATTGCGGCAACGAAGAGCAGTATTAGGATCCAAAGAGAGGCCGTGCCCGTTTTTTTCCATGCTGTTCTCCACTTCAAGCCAAGAGCCTCCCCTTTTTCCTGACCGGGAAGAATGCTACGAATGACCAGAGCACCCAGCATGAGTCCGTAAGCTCCTGCAATGATGAGCACCGGTATTTCAATAATGCCGTGCGGCAGTAAGCCTTTAAAGATAAGCTCATTGAGATCTCCACCGTTTGCACGAACCAGCTCCATGAGAAAACCAAGCACCATCCCGTTCATAGCCAGAAACACGAAAGGAATAATTCCGAGCAGCAGGCCTGCAAACATGACTATTAAACTTTTGATCGCATTGTTCAGAAAAATAAACACAAAAAAGCTCAGCTCCGGATTGTCCGACGCGCTCAAATTCTGGCTTGTTTCTGCTAAGGCCTGAATTTCTCCAGCTAAGATTTCCTGGATCTCCTGGCTGGCGTTCCAGCCCGCTGCGACCGCGAGCACAAACAGTACAGCAGATACAATCAGAGCACCACGAATCGTGCCCAGGTCTTTAAGAAAAGTAGTAAATCGATACATACGCTGCCTCCTTTACAGTAATAAGTTATCGGTACGAGCATAGATTTTAGTAAACAAGCTTTTTGCAGTATGAAGGGAGAGGAGCCTGCCGGTATGAGTTTCTTTTATGTTTTGAATGGGCAGAAAATTAAGCGGTTCAGTTTTGTTCTTGCTGCTGCCGTCTTTGCGGTCGGAGTCATTTATGTGGAAAGTGATCATATTTCCGTATTCTCGGAGAACACGCCTGCGGCCGTGTACAGTGTCCCGACGGAGAAGAAGCAGATTGCTTTGACATTTGACATTAGCTGGGGAGAGAAGCGCGCCGAGCCGATTTTACAGGTGTTGAAAGACAAGGGGGTGTCCAAGGCTTCCTTCTTCCTGTCCGCACCCTGGAGCAAAAGCCATCCTGATATCGTGAGCAAGATCAAGGAAGGCGGTTTTGAGATCGGTAGCCACGGATTCAAGCATGATAATTATAGTACGCTGTCAGATGAGGAAATACGCAAGCAGATTACAACGGCTCACTCTATTTTAACCACTGTGACGGGACAAGAACCGAGGCTAATCCGGCTTCCGAACGGCGATTTCGACAAAAGAGTGCTGAGCATCGCCGACAGCTTGAACTATACGGTCATTCAGTGGGACACCGATTCTCAGGACTGGAAAAACATTGGCACCGACCAGATTGTAGATCGCGTTGTAAGTAAGGCGCACCCGGGAGACATTGTTCTGCTTCATGCCAGCGACTCCGTGAAACAGACTCACGAAGCGCTTCCGGACATTATTGATGAGCTGCGCCGCAAGGGCTATGAATTCGTCACCGTAACCGATTTGCTGCAGCAAAGCAGCACCAAAGGCTCACCCGTTCAGGATCAATCTACAATGCAAAAGCATATAGAGGATGCAGTGAATCGTTAAATGCTCACTGTGATGTAGCTTTTAAGTTCATGTTAGCACAGCAGGCGAATTCCTTTCCACGGTGGGTTGCCTATGAGTTTGTACTTCGGATGAAGAAATGATGGAAGAGGATGTTCTTTTATACAAGGAGACTGAAGAAGAAATCAATACGACGGGGATAAAATGATGAATTTGAATACATGACGATCAAAGCTTCGGTCAGTAATGTAACAGTGATTAAATAGCCCTGTATCCCCGTTTCCAGGCTATGCAATGGTTCTTCGGCTTGGCCGTGGACTGGAAACGGGTTTTTAAAAGAGTGAATTGGCAGGGTGACTCATTGTAGTCAATATGATCGGACCGTCTGCAGTAATAGCGATGGTGTGTTCATACTGTGCCGAAAGCGAGCCGTCAGCCGTTCTCGCGGTCCATCCATCAGCATCTACCGTCATGACCGCTGTTCCAGCGTTGATCATCGGCTCGATCGTCATAACCATTCCTTCTTTTAAACGAAAGCCTCTGCCAGGCCTGCCCACATGAGGGTAATTGGGTTCCTCGTGCATTTCCCGTCCTATACCATGTCCAAGCAGATCACGAACCACGGAGAATCCATGCTGCTCAGCATGAGATTGCACCGCGTGCATCACATCCCCTATACGGTTCCCGACTATAGCTGCTTTAGCGCCTTTCTCCTTCAGAAACCGAAGCGCGAACGCCTCGATATCAAGGGTCGTAACACCAGGCACGATTAAATCAGACACGGCCTGATGAAAAGCAGCGACAATTCGACCGGCTTTTCTCGTTTCTTCAATTTCTGCTCTTGATTTCAGAGTAACCATTGTATTCATCTCTCCTTCGACTGTATGCCCCAAAAAATCGTATCCACAATCCTTTCAATATCCATCTCAGTCAGTCAGCATATGGTGATGGATGTTCAGCATGGCATAGCCGATAAGCGAACCATATATAATGGCAGCTGTGGATTCCGGTGACTTGGAATCGATCTCTTCACGAATCATAGGAATCAACCCGCTTCCCCTTCACACCTGCCCGGATAGAAAATGCTTGTCTAACCAGACACGCTGCAACAAAAAAAGAGCTAAGTAAATTAGCTCTTTTCTACGTTCTGAGTCACTTTATGCAGCGTCAGAATCTGATAGGCATTACATGCCAGTAAAGGAATAATTAAAAATACAGTGGCATTGTTCTCGCCAATCTTTAATACGCCGATGATTTCCAGAATGGTCACTGCCAGCATGAAAAACATGGTTGGGATCAGCGCTTTGCTGTTTGTCATGTTTACTTTGAAGTAAGTAACGACAACGGCGGTCAGCAGAATCCCGATCGCAATGATTAAATCCCAAGTGAAATTTTGTTCGTTCCCCACAAATGTCCGCAGAAAAATAAGCTCCATCAGAGCCAGTACGGACAAGACGAGCTGAACGTATCCCCAGGTTTTTGGCCGAAATACACCAATTCCGATATAATTCAGCGTTAGATAAGCAAAAAAACCTAATTGCGAGTACACACTGACCAGTGCACCGTATCCCAGCAGGATTAACGGATAGATGGTCAGGTCGACCGCTCCCTTAAACTCAATATTGCCCGTCGCCAGCTGCAGCGCCACACCTGCGATCACTGCGGCAATCGCGCCGACCAGCATCGTTTTCCAAAATAATCTTGCCCACTTCCGTAAGCTCAAGTGATCTCCACCCCCACAAGTCATTATTTTACCAACCTTCTCAATAAAAAACCATGATCACTTCGACATATTTCTTACATTCCATCACATACTATGGACAGCACCCACACAAAGGAGGACTACGGGCATGAAGCGGCCTTTATTTTGTTTATTCAGCGGTCTGGGACTCACCTTGATATTAGTAACGGGGTGCGGCTCCGATCAAGGCTATACTGCCCAGCAGATGGGCTATAAAGAGATGAAATCCATGGTGGTTGATATCCTCAAAACAGACGAGGGCAAAAAAGCGGTCGAGGAGGCTCTGGGCGGCGGCTCATTGTCCGGCGAAAGCGGCGGAGCTTCTGGCGCTAAAATTTTGTCGGCCCAGTCGGGCGACGATATTCGTCTGGCCGTCAAGGATACACTCGTGTCTGAGGATTATAAAAAAGAAATTGAGAAGATCATGACCGACCCCCAGTTTGCAGGTGAATTTGCTAAAGCGATCAACGCTGAAAGTAAGCAGCTTCATCTCCAGCTCATTAAGGACCCTACGTATCAAAAGTCCGTGGAGGAAATTATGAAGTCACCTGAAATCATGAAATCCTTCTTAGAGCTGACGAAAACGCCGGATTACCGTAAGCAGACGATGACAATTATGCAAGAGGCCATGCAAAACCCGCTCTTCCGGATGGAAGTCCTGCAACTGCTGAAGACGGTTGTGAAGGATGAGCTGCAGCCAGCCGTTGAAAAGGAGCAGGGCGGCGAGAGCGGCGGCGGCAGTGAAAATGGCGGAGAGGCCGGCGGTGAAGGCGGCAGTGAAGGGGAAAGCGGCGGTGGCGGCGGTGAAGGCAGTGGTGGTGGCAGCTAACGCAGTGCTGATCTGGCCATAC is part of the Paenibacillus algicola genome and harbors:
- a CDS encoding stage II sporulation protein M, giving the protein MYRFTTFLKDLGTIRGALIVSAVLFVLAVAAGWNASQEIQEILAGEIQALAETSQNLSASDNPELSFFVFIFLNNAIKSLIVMFAGLLLGIIPFVFLAMNGMVLGFLMELVRANGGDLNELIFKGLLPHGIIEIPVLIIAGAYGLMLGALVIRSILPGQEKGEALGLKWRTAWKKTGTASLWILILLFVAAIIESTITLWLMS
- the gerD gene encoding spore germination lipoprotein GerD, which translates into the protein MKRPLFCLFSGLGLTLILVTGCGSDQGYTAQQMGYKEMKSMVVDILKTDEGKKAVEEALGGGSLSGESGGASGAKILSAQSGDDIRLAVKDTLVSEDYKKEIEKIMTDPQFAGEFAKAINAESKQLHLQLIKDPTYQKSVEEIMKSPEIMKSFLELTKTPDYRKQTMTIMQEAMQNPLFRMEVLQLLKTVVKDELQPAVEKEQGGESGGGSENGGEAGGEGGSEGESGGGGGEGSGGGS
- a CDS encoding type I methionyl aminopeptidase, translated to MVTLKSRAEIEETRKAGRIVAAFHQAVSDLIVPGVTTLDIEAFALRFLKEKGAKAAIVGNRIGDVMHAVQSHAEQHGFSVVRDLLGHGIGREMHEEPNYPHVGRPGRGFRLKEGMVMTIEPMINAGTAVMTVDADGWTARTADGSLSAQYEHTIAITADGPIILTTMSHPANSLF
- a CDS encoding KinB-signaling pathway activation protein; the encoded protein is MSLRKWARLFWKTMLVGAIAAVIAGVALQLATGNIEFKGAVDLTIYPLILLGYGALVSVYSQLGFFAYLTLNYIGIGVFRPKTWGYVQLVLSVLALMELIFLRTFVGNEQNFTWDLIIAIGILLTAVVVTYFKVNMTNSKALIPTMFFMLAVTILEIIGVLKIGENNATVFLIIPLLACNAYQILTLHKVTQNVEKS
- the pdaB gene encoding polysaccharide deacetylase family sporulation protein PdaB; the protein is MSFFYVLNGQKIKRFSFVLAAAVFAVGVIYVESDHISVFSENTPAAVYSVPTEKKQIALTFDISWGEKRAEPILQVLKDKGVSKASFFLSAPWSKSHPDIVSKIKEGGFEIGSHGFKHDNYSTLSDEEIRKQITTAHSILTTVTGQEPRLIRLPNGDFDKRVLSIADSLNYTVIQWDTDSQDWKNIGTDQIVDRVVSKAHPGDIVLLHASDSVKQTHEALPDIIDELRRKGYEFVTVTDLLQQSSTKGSPVQDQSTMQKHIEDAVNR